One Acidimicrobiia bacterium genomic window carries:
- the aroF gene encoding 3-deoxy-7-phosphoheptulonate synthase: MIIVMKKDATQEDVAHVVERLKAIDSEAHISEGRFRTVIGALGDRARIQQLPWEAMPGVERAVPVLKPFKFVSRDFQEEDTVIEVRGVSIGGGSFTPIAGPCAVEDRDLLFRAAEAVKKAGATVLRGDAFKPRTSPYSFQGLGEAGLQMLAEAREEFDMPFIAEILDPRDIELVASYADILRVGTRNMANFTLLTEVGRQSKPVMLKRGLTATIEEWLNAAEYIYKEGNHDILMCERGIRTFETAARNTLDITAVPILKNLSHLPVIVDPSHAAGHRHLVAPLARTSVAAGADGFMVDVHPDPELAKVDGAQALLPEEFAELMGSIRRLVAAVGPQG, from the coding sequence ATGATCATCGTCATGAAAAAGGACGCCACCCAGGAAGATGTGGCTCACGTCGTCGAGCGGCTCAAGGCCATCGATTCGGAAGCCCACATCTCGGAGGGCCGGTTCCGAACAGTCATCGGGGCACTCGGCGATCGCGCCCGAATCCAGCAACTGCCCTGGGAAGCCATGCCGGGCGTCGAGCGAGCAGTCCCGGTTCTGAAACCGTTCAAGTTCGTGAGCCGCGACTTCCAGGAGGAAGACACCGTGATCGAGGTGCGCGGCGTATCGATCGGCGGGGGCAGTTTCACTCCCATCGCCGGGCCATGCGCCGTCGAGGACCGTGACCTGCTGTTTCGGGCGGCAGAGGCAGTGAAGAAGGCTGGTGCAACGGTCCTGCGCGGAGATGCTTTCAAACCCCGAACCTCCCCCTACTCATTCCAGGGGCTCGGTGAGGCCGGGCTGCAGATGCTTGCCGAGGCCCGCGAGGAGTTCGACATGCCGTTCATCGCGGAGATCCTCGATCCGCGCGATATCGAGTTGGTTGCCTCGTATGCGGACATCCTCCGGGTCGGCACACGCAACATGGCCAACTTCACATTGCTGACCGAGGTAGGGAGGCAGAGCAAGCCCGTCATGTTGAAGAGAGGCCTCACGGCCACCATCGAAGAGTGGCTGAACGCCGCGGAGTACATCTACAAAGAGGGCAATCACGACATCCTGATGTGCGAACGCGGCATCCGCACTTTCGAGACCGCCGCGCGCAATACGCTGGATATCACAGCAGTACCGATTCTGAAGAACCTGTCGCATTTGCCGGTCATCGTCGATCCATCGCATGCTGCCGGTCATCGCCACCTGGTTGCTCCGCTTGCCAGGACTTCGGTGGCCGCAGGCGCCGATGGGTTCATGGTCGATGTCCATCCGGACCCCGAACTCGCCAAGGTCGACGGTGCACAGGCGCTGCTGCCGGAGGAGTTTGCCGAGTTGATGGGGTCGATTCGCCGACTCGTCGCGGCCGTCGGTCCTCAAGGGTGA
- a CDS encoding prephenate dehydrogenase/arogenate dehydrogenase family protein, translating into MTARQAAVVGTGLIGASTGLALRSTGWRVVGWDPDESALATALEGGALDAALPSLPAAIEGAQLIVLAGPPRAVISTLGDLDTGALVIDVAGVKEPVCRAAAHLDHFVGTHPMAGREQSGPGAASGSLFRGASWVIVEDGADSADLERVAGIVMSMGANPVRMSAAEHDLAVAIVSHLPQVLAATLLGEAERHDEALPLASGSFRDLTRVALSDPELWNELLGENRAAVVSELRSFAERLGVIADDVESNTGVTEFLSRARALRRTLAPPVMAVRVILEDQPGELAAVGRALAVSSVDVRDLQLRHGPQGGGGVLTLSVRPGEAEALRGALANEGFTLGD; encoded by the coding sequence GTGACTGCTCGACAGGCTGCCGTGGTCGGCACCGGCTTGATCGGTGCTTCCACCGGGCTCGCCCTCCGCTCGACCGGATGGCGGGTGGTGGGCTGGGATCCCGATGAGTCGGCGTTGGCCACCGCCCTCGAAGGCGGCGCACTCGATGCTGCGCTCCCGTCGTTGCCCGCCGCGATCGAGGGAGCACAACTCATCGTTCTCGCCGGACCTCCGCGAGCGGTCATCTCTACCCTCGGAGATCTGGACACCGGTGCTCTCGTCATCGATGTCGCCGGTGTCAAGGAACCGGTCTGCCGGGCGGCGGCCCACCTCGACCATTTCGTCGGCACCCACCCGATGGCCGGGCGCGAACAGTCCGGCCCGGGAGCCGCTTCCGGTTCCCTGTTCCGCGGTGCCAGCTGGGTGATCGTTGAGGATGGAGCCGACTCTGCAGACCTGGAGAGGGTCGCCGGGATCGTGATGTCCATGGGCGCTAATCCGGTGCGCATGTCGGCGGCCGAGCACGACCTGGCCGTCGCGATCGTCAGTCATCTGCCGCAGGTGCTGGCGGCGACTCTTCTCGGCGAGGCCGAGCGGCACGATGAGGCCCTTCCTCTCGCTTCCGGCAGTTTTCGCGACCTGACCCGAGTCGCCCTCTCCGATCCGGAGTTGTGGAACGAGCTGCTGGGGGAGAACCGTGCTGCCGTCGTGTCGGAACTCCGCAGCTTCGCCGAGCGACTCGGAGTCATCGCCGACGATGTCGAGTCGAACACAGGCGTTACGGAGTTTCTCAGCAGGGCGAGGGCTCTGCGGAGAACCCTGGCCCCGCCGGTGATGGCCGTTCGAGTGATACTGGAAGATCAGCCCGGTGAGCTCGCCGCGGTGGGCCGTGCCCTAGCCGTCAGCTCGGTCGATGTTCGTGACCTTCAACTCCGGCACGGCCCCCAGGGAGGCGGCGGCGTGCTGACACTTTCGGTGCGCCCCGGCGAGGCGGAAGCATTGCGCGGTGCGCTGGCGAATGAAGGCTTCACGCTGGGGGATTGA